A part of Fimbriiglobus ruber genomic DNA contains:
- a CDS encoding RNA polymerase sigma factor, translated as MAERAAVLARVLRAAAGELVGLTDRELLRRFVDAADQAAFAVLVNRHAAMVLGVARRVLHSQADAEDTCQAVFLILSRKARTNHWQVSVANWLYATARRVAHTARRTASRRPAGKGWRPFRKPCRRRTR; from the coding sequence ATGGCGGAGCGAGCGGCGGTCCTGGCCCGGGTTCTGCGTGCGGCGGCCGGCGAACTCGTCGGTCTCACCGACCGGGAACTGCTCCGGCGATTCGTCGATGCCGCCGACCAGGCCGCGTTCGCGGTCTTGGTGAACCGGCACGCAGCAATGGTTCTCGGCGTGGCCCGACGGGTGTTGCACTCGCAGGCCGACGCCGAAGACACATGCCAGGCGGTCTTCCTCATCTTGTCCCGGAAAGCCAGGACGAATCATTGGCAAGTGTCGGTCGCGAACTGGCTGTACGCCACCGCCCGCAGGGTTGCTCACACGGCCCGGCGCACGGCGTCCCGCCGGCCCGCCGGGAAGGGATGGCGGCCGTTCCGGAAGCCGTGTCGCCGGCGGACGCGATGA
- a CDS encoding sigma factor-like helix-turn-helix DNA-binding protein: MAAVPEAVSPADAMTGRELVAALDAELDRLPPRYREPLVLCYLEGLTRDEAAARLGVPVPTLKSQLERGRKQLADALAARGHGLGVALLAVAATSAAGASPPRLHESILAAAGGSPSAGAAALAREVTVNRVLTKTALGLVGAVGVAVLGLAFASKPTAAAPQKSEAQKGTKAAAKVEARKPELNERVITGKVLGPDGKPIQADLTMVWNEPGAPPQPLGRSEADGSYRVVVPFRTEEGGGVLFAAAPGCGVDFRPHGQKWLRETMTPVADLTLRLPKDRPLKSRVLDQQGRPVAGATVFVRQFSIFDDSATADARLKEWARALNQHNSPRGDRELWRPGVQDVPLNPDPRLPYTATTDKDGRFEIAGVGDGQLVMLKARGPSLADKTYMVLNRDGFDPEPINTLVRNIEFKDFPTLKDMKSTWLLHAPDAAVVLEPEKIIRGTVTDHAGKPRAGVEVVFSRPNKHIVNLEYNHAITGADGRYEIRGARKHKGYMVECLPDPKAGLLQCQAFADDTAGYEPVTVDLKCARGVVLTGTVKNKATGAPVKAHAYVDIVTGNPFVNAYPPFRYAGSDVTATNDTDAAGRFRVVTIRGPVVLMIAPKDRDMIEFKRVRPNPADQPRDYRRGFSEVIETIGGNNLDHTNGNLGYYGYENVWTAVKGCWCKMIDTKEEITEVTVDVELEPATKTVVKVVNANGEPVKGARGIGLRHYQIFPPQSFPETDTLTVYDLEPKEERLLFVFQEERKLIAAMALKAEDKNPVIMLGRGGQVAGRAVDKGGKPIVGLHVYLEYSHSVVNNGYYTLKTFASMKQDDTVITDANGEFRVGTLFPGQEFQLFFRRDQTRFGPTGGDAPKYRIEKHSEELKLGDLKLEPAKEGKAK, encoded by the coding sequence ATGGCGGCCGTTCCGGAAGCCGTGTCGCCGGCGGACGCGATGACCGGCCGGGAACTCGTCGCCGCCCTGGACGCGGAACTCGACCGGCTACCGCCACGATACCGCGAGCCGCTCGTCCTGTGCTACCTCGAAGGGCTGACGCGGGACGAGGCCGCCGCCCGCCTCGGGGTGCCGGTCCCGACCCTCAAGAGCCAACTCGAGCGCGGCCGCAAGCAACTGGCCGACGCGCTCGCCGCCCGCGGGCACGGGCTCGGCGTGGCCCTCCTGGCGGTTGCCGCCACCTCCGCGGCCGGGGCGTCCCCACCGCGACTCCACGAATCCATCCTGGCCGCGGCGGGCGGGTCGCCGTCCGCAGGCGCGGCCGCACTCGCACGGGAGGTCACCGTGAACCGGGTCCTTACGAAAACGGCGCTGGGGCTAGTCGGCGCGGTCGGCGTCGCGGTGCTGGGGCTGGCGTTCGCGTCCAAGCCGACGGCCGCCGCGCCGCAGAAGTCTGAAGCGCAAAAGGGGACGAAGGCTGCTGCGAAAGTCGAGGCTAGGAAGCCCGAATTGAACGAGCGGGTCATCACCGGCAAGGTACTCGGGCCCGACGGCAAACCGATTCAAGCCGACCTGACAATGGTCTGGAACGAGCCGGGGGCGCCGCCGCAACCACTGGGCCGGTCGGAAGCCGACGGCAGCTACAGGGTCGTCGTGCCGTTCCGGACTGAGGAGGGTGGAGGTGTACTGTTCGCCGCAGCCCCTGGCTGCGGAGTGGATTTCCGTCCGCACGGCCAGAAGTGGCTGCGTGAAACAATGACCCCGGTGGCCGACCTGACGCTGAGGCTGCCGAAAGACAGACCGCTCAAAAGTCGTGTCCTCGACCAACAAGGGCGGCCGGTGGCCGGGGCGACGGTGTTCGTCCGCCAGTTCTCGATTTTCGACGACAGCGCGACGGCGGACGCCCGCCTGAAAGAGTGGGCGCGAGCCCTCAACCAGCACAACTCACCGAGAGGCGATCGCGAATTATGGCGCCCGGGCGTGCAGGACGTCCCGTTAAACCCGGACCCGCGATTGCCATACACGGCCACGACCGACAAAGACGGCCGGTTCGAGATCGCTGGCGTTGGTGACGGCCAACTCGTCATGCTCAAAGCCCGGGGCCCGAGTTTGGCGGATAAGACTTACATGGTTTTGAACCGCGACGGCTTCGATCCCGAACCGATCAACACGCTAGTCAGGAACATTGAGTTCAAAGATTTCCCGACGCTCAAGGACATGAAAAGCACATGGCTGCTCCACGCACCGGATGCGGCCGTCGTGCTGGAGCCGGAGAAGATCATCCGCGGCACCGTGACGGACCACGCCGGCAAGCCGCGGGCGGGTGTGGAGGTGGTCTTTTCCAGGCCAAACAAGCACATCGTTAACCTGGAGTACAACCACGCGATCACGGGTGCGGACGGACGGTACGAGATCCGCGGCGCCCGCAAGCACAAAGGCTACATGGTGGAATGTTTGCCCGATCCGAAAGCCGGGCTGCTCCAGTGCCAAGCCTTCGCCGACGACACCGCCGGGTACGAACCCGTCACCGTTGACCTGAAGTGCGCGCGTGGAGTCGTCCTCACCGGCACGGTCAAGAACAAGGCCACGGGCGCGCCGGTCAAGGCACACGCCTACGTAGACATCGTAACCGGCAACCCGTTCGTGAACGCGTACCCACCGTTCCGCTACGCGGGGTCGGACGTGACCGCGACCAACGATACAGACGCGGCCGGTCGGTTCCGGGTGGTCACGATCCGCGGCCCAGTCGTCCTGATGATCGCGCCCAAAGACCGCGACATGATCGAGTTCAAACGGGTGCGGCCTAACCCGGCGGACCAGCCAAGGGACTACAGGAGAGGCTTCTCAGAAGTAATAGAAACAATAGGCGGCAACAACCTGGATCATACGAACGGCAATCTGGGCTATTACGGCTATGAGAACGTATGGACTGCGGTTAAAGGGTGTTGGTGCAAGATGATTGATACGAAGGAGGAGATTACGGAAGTCACCGTGGACGTCGAACTCGAACCTGCCACAAAAACGGTGGTAAAGGTGGTGAATGCAAATGGCGAGCCGGTCAAAGGTGCACGTGGGATCGGTCTGCGTCACTACCAGATCTTTCCTCCGCAATCGTTCCCGGAGACCGATACGCTGACGGTCTACGATCTGGAACCGAAAGAAGAGCGATTGTTGTTCGTATTCCAGGAGGAGCGAAAGTTAATCGCCGCGATGGCGCTGAAGGCGGAAGACAAGAACCCGGTGATCATGCTTGGTCGCGGTGGTCAAGTGGCGGGTCGGGCGGTGGATAAAGGCGGGAAGCCGATCGTCGGTCTTCATGTCTACCTGGAGTACAGCCATAGCGTGGTGAACAATGGGTACTACACGCTAAAAACGTTCGCCAGTATGAAACAGGACGACACCGTGATCACTGACGCGAACGGCGAATTCCGCGTTGGTACGTTGTTCCCGGGCCAAGAGTTCCAATTATTCTTCCGCCGTGACCAAACGCGCTTTGGCCCGACCGGCGGCGATGCGCCGAAATACCGCATCGAGAAGCACAGCGAGGAATTGAAACTCGGCGACCTCAAGCTCGAACCGGCCAAGGAGGGCAAAGCAAAGTAA